The genomic interval CAAAACTGATCACTGCGATGATATAGTATGGTGTTGGGGTTGGGATGGTGCAGGTGATCTGGATGGGCCTGATGTTGATCCTATTTGGGAACACATGCAGCCAAGATCGTATTCTGAAGAGGCAATTCAGATCAAACACTTTAGAAACTTGCCGGGGTACTAGAGTCAAGTAGAGATTCAAGTAGAAGCAACATGTACAAGGGCTTAACGCAAAGATAGGGATGATGGCTGACATTAGGTTTTCATACTGtttctttatttttcttttagaAACGCATAGATCTATAATTCTTTAATATAAATTCTCCCATGAGTTTACTAGAAGATAAGCAGCCGATTTCCGACAGGTCATAATAATAACTGCATCACTGCTCCTGTTTAAGCCTTCATCTCCGCTGAACCAGCCAAGCTCTCAGTCGTTGCAACATCCCCCATAGTACCCATAGTGTCAACCTCTTCTATGCTTTTCTCCTTTGGCCAGCCCCAAAATCTCCTCTCCCTACCCAAAGCCCTCTCATCTCTCGGTAGTTGTTCGTCCTTTTGTTTGACTACACCAATATATTGCCTCAGTTGCCTTGGTCTCTTGACTGGGGCCAAATTTGTTGGCTCGGGCTGGTCTGGCCGAGAAAAATGAGGGTAAGGAAGATGGTGCTGATAAAACTTGACGTAGCCCGGCTGAAGAGCGTAGAGGGTAAAGTCTTTACCAAGGGCTACATTCTGTCCGGGATGA from Cryptococcus depauperatus CBS 7841 chromosome 6, complete sequence carries:
- a CDS encoding 54S ribosomal protein L27, mitochondrial, whose amino-acid sequence is MFMLSIFSRHSSFHNGFTLFTQIRYASKASGGKSKNGRESAGRRLGVKRYGDQYVRSGTIIVRQRGAEFHPGQNVALGKDFTLYALQPGYVKFYQHHLPYPHFSRPDQPEPTNLAPVKRPRQLRQYIGVVKQKDEQLPRDERALGRERRFWGWPKEKSIEEVDTMGTMGDVATTESLAGSAEMKA